In Planctomycetota bacterium, a single window of DNA contains:
- a CDS encoding ShlB/FhaC/HecB family hemolysin secretion/activation protein, with the protein MNDANLWEGRRAVRALRRRWALTCAGTCCVTLAAFGQAGDPPPIDINAVQPGADERAPGTPPPTPADAPAGAEAPEEIDDGAAYPVSRFVLEYKSDHPQHPALEEVARAVVKLGVTPEGYVRWREGLPSVEMHVDEVHEGAGAMFRRSAIDAVALAIVEELAGRGLIAVVIDVHPEDADWDKDVDKRAGARSEFRLIVATFKIGQVRTLASGERLREAIEADPAARVDNPDAVQLRVRTQSPLQKDDLLDKDVLDNYVARLNRHPGRRVDIALSPGGDGDKVVLDYLVSEGKPWSIYAQLSNTGTESTSEWRQRFGFIHNQLTGSDDILRVDYTTAGFDASHAALVSYDFPVLSDVVRVRTYGSYTEFTASDVGAQGLDFNGRTWTVGGEIVGTVWQRRASFIDAYAGVRWKSEQVDTPSSSVPGDENFLIPYIGVRYERFTEQASSVLDLGLEAQWEALSGLDPENLQDLGRPDVSDSWELLKFAMEHSFYLEPLINPRGYRGDPSAEGPRTLAHELSLSVRGQYAFGYRVVASEQDVAGGLYTVRGYPESVVAGDSIVVGSLEYRLHVPRALGVSNESGRLAGREVGLFGPDFRWQPQQDFGQADWDFIVRGFVDAARTRNNPAENTTEQDDTLVGVGLGAELQWRRNVTLRMDWGVALTDVESTTDGEFLTEAGDNRFHFLLSVLY; encoded by the coding sequence ATGAACGACGCGAACTTGTGGGAGGGTCGCCGGGCGGTTCGGGCACTGCGCCGTCGCTGGGCGCTGACCTGCGCGGGCACGTGCTGCGTGACGCTGGCGGCGTTCGGGCAGGCGGGCGATCCGCCGCCCATCGACATCAACGCTGTCCAGCCGGGCGCGGATGAGCGCGCCCCCGGCACGCCGCCGCCAACCCCCGCCGATGCGCCCGCTGGCGCCGAGGCCCCGGAAGAGATCGACGACGGGGCGGCGTACCCGGTCAGCCGGTTCGTGCTCGAGTACAAGTCCGACCATCCGCAGCACCCCGCGCTGGAAGAGGTTGCGCGGGCGGTGGTGAAGCTCGGCGTCACCCCGGAGGGGTATGTGCGCTGGCGGGAGGGCCTGCCGAGCGTCGAGATGCACGTCGACGAGGTGCACGAGGGCGCCGGGGCGATGTTCCGGCGCAGCGCGATCGACGCCGTCGCCCTGGCGATCGTCGAAGAGCTCGCCGGGCGCGGTCTGATCGCGGTGGTGATCGACGTGCACCCGGAGGACGCGGACTGGGACAAGGACGTGGACAAGCGCGCGGGCGCCCGCAGCGAGTTCCGCCTGATCGTCGCGACCTTCAAGATCGGGCAGGTGCGAACCCTGGCCTCGGGCGAGCGCCTGCGCGAGGCGATCGAGGCGGACCCGGCGGCCCGGGTGGACAACCCCGACGCCGTGCAGCTCCGGGTGCGGACGCAGTCTCCGCTGCAGAAGGACGACCTGCTCGACAAGGACGTGCTGGACAACTACGTCGCCCGCCTGAACCGGCACCCGGGGCGGCGGGTCGACATCGCGCTCTCGCCGGGCGGCGACGGCGACAAGGTCGTGCTGGACTACCTGGTGTCCGAGGGCAAGCCCTGGTCCATCTACGCGCAGCTGAGCAACACGGGCACGGAGTCGACCTCGGAGTGGCGCCAGCGCTTCGGGTTCATCCATAACCAGCTCACCGGCTCGGACGACATCCTGCGCGTCGACTACACGACCGCGGGGTTCGACGCCTCGCACGCGGCGCTCGTGAGCTACGACTTCCCGGTGCTGTCCGACGTCGTGCGGGTGCGCACGTACGGCTCGTACACCGAGTTCACCGCGTCCGACGTCGGCGCCCAGGGCCTGGACTTCAACGGGCGCACCTGGACGGTGGGGGGCGAGATCGTCGGCACCGTGTGGCAGCGCCGGGCGTCCTTCATCGACGCGTACGCGGGCGTGCGCTGGAAGTCGGAGCAGGTCGACACGCCGAGCTCGTCGGTGCCGGGGGACGAGAACTTCCTGATCCCGTACATCGGCGTGCGGTACGAGCGGTTCACCGAGCAGGCCTCGAGCGTGCTCGACCTGGGACTGGAGGCGCAGTGGGAGGCCCTGTCGGGGCTGGACCCGGAGAACCTGCAGGACCTCGGGCGGCCGGACGTGAGCGACTCGTGGGAGTTGCTCAAGTTCGCCATGGAGCACTCGTTCTACCTCGAGCCGCTGATCAACCCGCGCGGGTATCGGGGGGATCCGAGCGCCGAGGGCCCGCGGACGCTGGCGCACGAGTTGTCCCTGTCGGTGCGCGGGCAGTACGCGTTCGGGTACCGGGTGGTGGCGAGCGAGCAGGACGTGGCGGGCGGGTTGTACACGGTCCGCGGGTACCCCGAGTCGGTGGTGGCGGGCGATTCGATCGTGGTGGGGTCGCTGGAGTACCGGCTGCACGTCCCGCGGGCGCTGGGCGTGTCGAACGAGTCGGGCCGCCTCGCGGGTCGCGAGGTCGGGCTGTTCGGGCCGGATTTCCGCTGGCAGCCGCAGCAGGACTTCGGGCAGGCGGACTGGGACTTCATCGTGCGGGGCTTCGTGGACGCGGCCCGGACGCGGAACAACCCGGCGGAGAACACGACCGAGCAGGACGACACGCTGGTGGGCGTCGGCCTGGGCGCGGAGTTGCAGTGGCGGCGGAACGTGACGCTGCGGATGGACTGGGGCGTCGCGCTGACGGACGTGGAATCGACGACGGACGGCGAGTTCCTGACGGAGGCGGGCGACAACCGGTTCCACTTCCTGCTGTCGGTGCTGTACTAG